One genomic region from Sphingobacterium sp. UGAL515B_05 encodes:
- a CDS encoding amidohydrolase family protein, whose protein sequence is MLKYLSANYILPITSMPIKDGIVSVDEEGVIQGIYDPTSFTPADKVKVEKYEGVIIPGFINSHCHIELSHMKGIVPKGTGLPSFLSKVMTTRSASMKKIDDAMAKADREMYENGIVAVGDHANTDNSSKLKEDSQILYHTFVEVLGIEPDEADFKLKEAKSLTQEFRNGHVSITPHAPYSCSKVLFKKFKKMVSETNIISIHNQESEEENKLFRYKMGEFLDFYKSIGKNADAIKAQARNSIQSYLPYLPYPNKLLLVHNTYTSLKDLDFVERMDRDVMWCLCPKANLYIEGTLPKVQNFMNAGQRLVIGTDSLASNDTLSILEELKVLHAHFEDLDFLQTIQWATINGAIALNIEDEFGSLEVGKKPGIVLLEGMEHMRLNEDVKVKRLA, encoded by the coding sequence ATGTTAAAATATTTAAGCGCTAATTATATTCTACCGATTACTTCAATGCCGATAAAAGACGGTATTGTTTCGGTAGATGAGGAGGGAGTAATTCAAGGTATCTATGACCCAACTTCATTTACACCTGCAGATAAAGTTAAGGTTGAGAAATATGAAGGAGTGATAATTCCAGGTTTTATCAATTCACATTGCCACATTGAATTGTCGCATATGAAAGGTATTGTTCCTAAAGGGACAGGACTTCCAAGCTTTCTGAGTAAGGTGATGACTACGCGATCGGCATCGATGAAGAAAATCGACGATGCGATGGCTAAAGCCGATAGAGAGATGTACGAAAATGGTATTGTCGCAGTCGGAGATCACGCCAACACTGATAATTCATCAAAATTAAAGGAAGATTCTCAGATCCTGTATCACACGTTTGTGGAGGTGCTTGGAATTGAACCTGATGAAGCGGACTTTAAATTAAAGGAGGCTAAATCATTGACCCAGGAGTTTAGGAATGGCCATGTATCGATTACGCCACATGCCCCATACTCGTGTTCGAAGGTACTTTTCAAAAAGTTCAAGAAGATGGTTTCGGAAACAAATATTATCAGTATTCACAATCAAGAAAGTGAAGAGGAGAATAAACTGTTCCGTTATAAAATGGGTGAGTTCTTGGACTTTTATAAAAGTATAGGGAAAAATGCTGATGCGATTAAGGCGCAGGCAAGAAATTCGATTCAGTCTTATCTTCCTTATTTGCCTTATCCAAATAAATTATTGTTGGTTCATAACACCTATACCTCTCTTAAAGATTTGGATTTTGTAGAACGTATGGACCGTGATGTGATGTGGTGTCTCTGTCCAAAGGCCAACCTTTATATTGAGGGAACATTACCAAAGGTTCAGAATTTTATGAATGCCGGACAGCGTTTAGTCATCGGAACAGACAGTTTAGCTTCAAACGATACATTGTCCATTTTGGAGGAGCTAAAAGTGTTGCATGCGCACTTTGAGGATCTCGACTTCTTGCAGACCATTCAATGGGCCACAATCAATGGTGCTATCGCGTTGAACATTGAGGATGAATTTGGGTCACTCGAAGTGGGTAAAAAACCTGGGATTGTGTTGTTGGAAGGGATGGAACACATGCGCCTCAATGAAGATGTTAAGGTAAAACGTTTAGCGTAG
- the secG gene encoding preprotein translocase subunit SecG yields the protein MQGLLIGLIILASIILAFLVLIQNPKGGGLSSGFSGGTNLMGVKRTGDFLEKGTWIMVIAIMVFSLGVNIIGTSPSTSKGGLGGQIEAPKQQGPLNLGTGQQPAGTPAGQGQAAPAQSQEKAPVTTPATKPAEEAKK from the coding sequence ATGCAAGGATTATTAATCGGTCTAATCATATTAGCTAGTATTATTTTAGCGTTTTTGGTTTTAATCCAAAATCCAAAAGGAGGTGGTTTGTCATCTGGTTTTTCAGGTGGAACGAATCTTATGGGAGTAAAACGTACAGGTGACTTTTTGGAAAAAGGTACTTGGATCATGGTTATTGCCATTATGGTGTTTAGCTTAGGTGTAAATATTATTGGCACATCACCAAGTACATCTAAAGGTGGATTGGGCGGTCAAATTGAAGCGCCTAAACAACAAGGTCCATTGAATTTGGGTACTGGACAACAACCTGCTGGTACTCCTGCGGGACAAGGGCAAGCTGCTCCGGCTCAATCGCAAGAAAAGGCCCCAGTGACTACACCGGCAACAAAACCGGCAGAAGAAGCTAAGAAATAG
- a CDS encoding sigma-54 dependent transcriptional regulator, whose product MDNQDIKNRFGIIGNSPLLNRAIDIARQVAPTDISVLIQGESGSGKEVFSHIIHQLSSRKHGPFIAVNCGAIPEGTIDSELFGHEKGSFTGAHEARKGYFEVVDGGTIFLDEVGELPLGTQARLLRVLESGEYIRVGSSKVQKTNVRVVAATNVNVFEAVQKGKFREDLYYRLNTVPLRVPSLRERPEDINLLFRKFIVDFSEKYRTPGVQLTEDAQNMLRNYSWPGNVRQLKNVAEQIAVLEKERVVDAYTLQNYLPNESRTSLPAVVPSNNGGKEDFSERDLLYKVLFDMKKDMVDLKKLVVELIQKGVDSSTFDQNSPYINQLYQEIEPQLKSEPENYNTTPTLTIHSPANTANVLKSPVSQDEYLQDAQEVEESLSLVDKESDLIKKALKKHRGKRKAAAQELGISERTLYRKIKDLNLD is encoded by the coding sequence ATGGATAACCAAGATATAAAGAATAGATTTGGAATTATCGGTAATTCGCCGTTGTTGAATCGTGCTATCGATATCGCACGACAAGTGGCGCCCACCGATATTTCTGTATTAATACAAGGTGAAAGTGGAAGTGGTAAAGAGGTTTTTTCGCATATTATCCATCAATTGAGCTCACGTAAGCATGGCCCTTTTATAGCTGTCAACTGTGGAGCGATACCGGAAGGAACCATTGACTCTGAGTTGTTTGGTCATGAGAAGGGCTCTTTTACTGGTGCTCATGAAGCCAGAAAAGGCTATTTTGAGGTCGTTGATGGCGGAACAATCTTTTTAGATGAAGTCGGTGAGCTACCTTTGGGTACGCAAGCGAGGTTGTTACGTGTGTTGGAGTCCGGTGAGTACATAAGGGTGGGATCATCCAAGGTGCAGAAAACAAATGTACGTGTGGTTGCCGCAACAAATGTGAATGTTTTTGAAGCCGTACAAAAAGGTAAATTTCGCGAAGATCTTTATTATCGTTTAAATACTGTGCCATTGCGTGTGCCATCATTGCGTGAACGGCCTGAAGATATCAACTTATTATTTCGTAAGTTTATTGTGGACTTTTCTGAAAAGTACCGTACACCTGGAGTTCAATTGACAGAGGATGCTCAGAATATGCTGCGCAACTATAGCTGGCCAGGAAACGTGCGTCAGCTGAAAAATGTTGCGGAACAAATTGCGGTTTTGGAGAAAGAACGTGTTGTGGATGCATATACACTTCAGAATTATTTACCCAATGAATCCCGAACGAGTTTACCGGCGGTAGTTCCTTCAAACAATGGTGGAAAAGAGGATTTTTCAGAAAGAGATTTGCTGTATAAAGTCCTATTTGATATGAAGAAGGATATGGTTGATCTGAAGAAACTGGTAGTTGAATTGATTCAGAAAGGAGTCGATTCCAGTACATTTGATCAAAATTCTCCTTACATTAATCAATTATATCAGGAGATCGAACCACAATTGAAATCAGAACCAGAAAACTATAATACAACACCAACTTTAACCATACATTCGCCGGCAAATACTGCAAATGTATTGAAAAGCCCTGTTTCACAAGATGAATATCTGCAGGATGCCCAAGAAGTCGAGGAATCGTTATCGCTTGTTGATAAAGAATCTGATCTGATCAAGAAAGCATTGAAAAAGCATCGTGGTAAGCGTAAGGCTGCTGCGCAAGAGCTGGGGATTTCTGAAAGAACTTTGTATAGAAAAATTAAAGACTTAAATTTAGATTAA
- the groES gene encoding co-chaperone GroES, whose product MALSIKPIGDRVVVEAAPAEEKTASGLYIPDTAKEKPSQGTVVAVGTGKVDEPLTVKVGDKVLYGKYAGTEITYEGKEYLIMRESDIYAVI is encoded by the coding sequence ATGGCATTAAGTATCAAACCTATCGGAGACAGAGTAGTAGTAGAAGCTGCTCCAGCAGAAGAAAAAACAGCTTCAGGGTTGTATATCCCCGATACAGCAAAAGAAAAACCATCTCAAGGTACAGTAGTTGCTGTAGGTACAGGTAAAGTTGACGAACCGTTAACTGTGAAAGTTGGTGACAAAGTATTATACGGAAAATACGCAGGTACTGAAATTACTTACGAAGGAAAAGAGTACTTAATAATGCGTGAGTCTGATATTTACGCGGTTATCTAA
- the ggt gene encoding gamma-glutamyltransferase — protein MYKFITYSLIASICLASCATKQQLNSKVEQASTFNKAAVVTAHPLASEVGVKILKQGGNAIDAAVAVQFALAVVYPNAGNIGGGGFMLYRDHRGNLDALDFREKAPLKASRDMYLDAQGNVIPELSLYSQLASGIPGSVAGMWEAHKKYGKLQWKDLVLPAIQLARTGFKISQRQANEFESHKDRFVKLNPSGAAIIKTTAWKTGDLFIQEELAKTLERIAIEGRDGFYKGKTADLIVAEMDKGKGIINHQDLLDYQALWRTPISTNYRGHKVISMPPPSSGGTSLLALLKSVEQFPLQRWGFQTDSTIRVMVEAERYVYANRAKYLGDPDFIRVPVQQLIDSSSNAHKLNSFNFRKATLSKDVNADVIPGYESEQTTHFNIVDEQGNAVSITTTLNDSYGSGVFVAGAGFLLNNEMDDFSVKTGVPNMYGLTGEKANEIQPGKRMLSSMTPTIVEKDGKLFMVVGTPGGSTIITSVFQTILNVIDFRQNAQSAVSLPRFHHQWLPDRIDVENNAINANLRDQLTKDGYTINPRGAIGRVENILVLPNGKLQTGADPRGDDTAKGY, from the coding sequence ATGTATAAATTCATAACCTATTCGCTCATAGCGAGCATATGCCTTGCCTCTTGTGCGACGAAACAACAGCTAAATTCTAAGGTCGAGCAGGCCAGTACTTTTAATAAGGCTGCCGTAGTCACAGCGCATCCTTTGGCTTCAGAAGTGGGCGTAAAGATTTTAAAACAAGGTGGGAATGCAATAGATGCTGCAGTTGCCGTCCAATTTGCTCTTGCAGTTGTTTATCCAAATGCAGGAAATATTGGTGGTGGCGGCTTTATGCTCTACCGCGATCATCGGGGTAATTTAGATGCCTTAGATTTTCGTGAGAAAGCCCCTCTAAAAGCATCCCGGGATATGTATCTCGATGCCCAAGGTAATGTTATTCCTGAGTTGAGTCTTTACAGTCAATTGGCCTCAGGCATCCCTGGGTCTGTTGCCGGTATGTGGGAAGCACACAAAAAGTATGGCAAGTTGCAATGGAAGGATCTCGTACTCCCGGCAATACAGCTCGCCAGAACAGGTTTTAAAATCAGTCAACGACAAGCCAATGAGTTTGAAAGCCATAAAGATCGTTTTGTCAAGCTGAATCCCTCTGGTGCTGCAATTATCAAAACCACAGCTTGGAAAACCGGTGACCTATTTATACAGGAGGAACTCGCGAAAACGCTGGAAAGAATCGCAATAGAAGGGCGAGACGGCTTCTATAAAGGTAAAACGGCCGACTTAATTGTTGCCGAAATGGACAAAGGGAAAGGCATTATCAATCATCAAGATCTACTGGATTATCAGGCACTTTGGCGTACCCCAATTTCCACAAATTACAGGGGGCACAAAGTTATTTCCATGCCGCCGCCTTCGAGTGGGGGAACATCTCTTTTGGCCCTGCTCAAATCAGTCGAACAGTTTCCACTTCAACGCTGGGGCTTTCAAACCGATTCAACCATTCGTGTCATGGTCGAAGCTGAACGTTATGTATATGCCAATCGGGCCAAATATTTAGGAGATCCTGATTTTATTAGGGTACCTGTCCAACAGCTTATTGACTCCAGCTCAAATGCACATAAACTCAATTCATTCAATTTCCGTAAAGCGACATTAAGCAAAGATGTCAATGCAGATGTCATTCCTGGCTATGAAAGTGAACAAACGACACATTTCAATATCGTAGACGAGCAAGGGAATGCAGTATCCATTACAACAACACTCAATGATTCTTATGGCTCGGGAGTATTTGTGGCCGGCGCAGGTTTTCTCCTAAACAATGAAATGGATGATTTCTCTGTGAAGACCGGTGTCCCAAACATGTATGGGCTTACAGGGGAAAAAGCGAACGAGATTCAGCCCGGCAAAAGAATGCTCAGCTCAATGACACCCACTATTGTAGAAAAAGATGGCAAACTATTCATGGTTGTGGGAACCCCCGGGGGATCAACCATCATTACCTCTGTTTTTCAGACTATCCTCAACGTTATTGACTTCCGACAAAATGCACAATCGGCAGTGAGCCTGCCAAGATTTCATCATCAATGGCTTCCTGATCGCATTGATGTCGAAAATAACGCTATCAATGCCAATTTACGTGACCAATTGACAAAAGATGGCTATACGATAAATCCGAGAGGGGCAATCGGCCGTGTGGAGAATATACTTGTCTTACCAAATGGTAAATTACAGACAGGAGCCGATCCACGTGGAGACGATACAGCGAAAGGTTATTAG
- the groL gene encoding chaperonin GroEL (60 kDa chaperone family; promotes refolding of misfolded polypeptides especially under stressful conditions; forms two stacked rings of heptamers to form a barrel-shaped 14mer; ends can be capped by GroES; misfolded proteins enter the barrel where they are refolded when GroES binds), giving the protein MAKQVKYNVEAREALKKGVDTLANAVKVTLGPKGRNVIIEKKFGAPVITKDGVSVAKEIELKDALENMGAQMVKEVASKTADQAGDGTTTATVLAQAIVAPGIKSVAAGANPMDLKRGIDKAVATVVANLKSQSQEVGQDNNKIKQVATISANNDEVIGALIAQAMEKVGNDGVITVEEAKGTETEVKTVEGMQFDRGYLSPYFVTNSDKMEAELDNPYILIYDKKISNMKELLPILEKQVQTGKPLLIIAEDLDGEALATLVVNKIRGSLKVAAVKAPGFGDRRKAMLEDIAILTGGTVISEERGFKLENAELSYLGQAEKVQVDKDNTTIINGSGNVEDIKARVAQIRSQIETTTSDYDREKLQERLAKLSGGVAVLYVGATTEVEMKEKKDRVDDALHATRAAVEEGIIAGGGVAFIRSTEALVNLKGDNEDEQIGIDIIKRAIEEPLRQICNNAGIEGAVIVQKVKEGTADFGYNARTDRYENLIAAGVIDPTKVSRVALENAASVASMLLTTECVLADEAEENPVGAGAPPMGGGMGGMM; this is encoded by the coding sequence ATGGCAAAACAAGTAAAATATAACGTTGAGGCTCGCGAGGCCCTTAAAAAAGGTGTAGATACTTTAGCGAATGCAGTTAAAGTAACATTGGGTCCTAAAGGACGTAACGTAATTATTGAGAAAAAATTTGGTGCTCCAGTAATTACTAAAGATGGTGTTTCGGTAGCGAAAGAAATCGAATTGAAAGACGCTTTAGAAAATATGGGTGCACAAATGGTAAAAGAAGTAGCTTCCAAAACGGCTGATCAAGCTGGTGACGGTACTACAACTGCTACTGTATTAGCACAAGCAATTGTTGCTCCAGGTATCAAATCTGTGGCTGCAGGAGCTAATCCAATGGATCTAAAACGTGGTATTGACAAAGCTGTTGCAACTGTGGTTGCTAACTTGAAATCTCAGTCTCAAGAAGTTGGTCAAGACAATAATAAAATTAAACAAGTTGCTACTATTTCAGCGAACAACGACGAAGTAATTGGTGCTTTGATTGCTCAGGCAATGGAAAAAGTAGGTAACGATGGTGTTATCACTGTTGAAGAGGCAAAAGGTACTGAAACAGAAGTAAAAACTGTAGAAGGTATGCAATTTGACCGTGGTTATTTGTCTCCATATTTTGTGACAAATTCTGACAAAATGGAAGCAGAATTAGATAACCCATACATCTTGATCTACGACAAGAAAATCAGCAATATGAAAGAATTGTTGCCTATCTTGGAGAAACAAGTTCAAACTGGCAAACCATTATTGATCATCGCTGAAGATTTAGATGGTGAGGCATTGGCGACATTAGTTGTTAATAAAATCCGTGGTTCATTGAAAGTTGCTGCTGTTAAAGCTCCAGGTTTCGGTGACCGTCGTAAAGCAATGTTAGAAGATATCGCTATTTTAACTGGCGGTACTGTTATCTCTGAAGAAAGAGGTTTCAAATTAGAGAATGCTGAATTATCTTACTTGGGTCAAGCTGAAAAAGTTCAAGTTGACAAAGATAACACAACTATTATCAATGGTTCTGGTAATGTAGAGGATATCAAAGCACGCGTTGCTCAAATCCGTTCACAGATCGAAACAACAACTTCTGATTACGATCGCGAAAAACTACAAGAACGTTTGGCAAAATTGTCAGGTGGTGTAGCTGTATTATATGTAGGTGCAACTACTGAGGTTGAAATGAAAGAGAAAAAAGACCGTGTTGATGATGCTTTACATGCAACTCGTGCAGCTGTTGAAGAAGGTATTATTGCTGGTGGTGGTGTTGCATTCATTCGCTCAACTGAAGCTTTGGTAAACCTTAAAGGTGATAACGAAGATGAGCAAATCGGTATTGACATTATTAAACGCGCTATCGAAGAACCATTACGTCAGATCTGTAATAACGCTGGTATCGAAGGTGCGGTAATCGTTCAAAAAGTGAAAGAAGGAACTGCAGATTTCGGTTACAACGCACGTACAGACCGTTACGAAAACTTAATCGCTGCTGGTGTAATCGATCCAACTAAAGTATCTCGTGTAGCATTGGAAAATGCAGCTTCAGTTGCTTCAATGTTATTGACTACCGAGTGTGTATTAGCTGACGAAGCTGAAGAAAACCCTGTAGGTGCTGGTGCTCCTCCAATGGGTGGCGGTATGGGTGGAATGATGTAA
- the dtd gene encoding D-aminoacyl-tRNA deacylase: MRAVIQRVKNASCTVDNQITGQIQKGLMILLGVEEADTTEDLKWLGQKFINLRIFEDEQGLMNKSIQDIDGNILLISQFTLFAQTKKGNRPSFIRAAKPDKAKPMYEEMALLLSQLLQKEVQLGIFGADMKIDLLNDGPVTIVMDTKDKDNF, encoded by the coding sequence ATGCGCGCAGTTATACAACGAGTGAAAAACGCCTCTTGTACGGTAGATAATCAGATTACAGGCCAGATCCAGAAGGGTTTAATGATTTTATTAGGAGTTGAAGAAGCAGACACAACAGAAGATCTGAAATGGTTAGGACAGAAATTCATCAACTTACGCATCTTCGAGGATGAACAGGGCCTGATGAATAAATCGATACAGGATATAGACGGAAATATCTTACTCATCTCACAATTCACCCTCTTTGCTCAAACAAAAAAAGGAAACAGACCTTCTTTTATCAGAGCAGCAAAACCGGATAAAGCCAAACCAATGTATGAAGAGATGGCTTTATTGTTAAGTCAATTGCTCCAAAAAGAGGTTCAACTTGGCATATTCGGAGCAGACATGAAAATCGACCTATTGAATGATGGCCCAGTTACCATCGTAATGGATACAAAAGATAAGGACAACTTTTAA
- a CDS encoding acylphosphatase encodes MKHLNISIRGKVQGVFFRLTAKAVADQVGVRGFVVNLKDGSVYIEGEGDDFALDSLLEFCQEGPEGAIVESVEVKEGEMKGFSNFEVVKRVQS; translated from the coding sequence ATGAAACATTTGAATATTTCAATAAGAGGTAAAGTACAGGGAGTCTTTTTTAGATTGACAGCCAAGGCGGTTGCAGATCAAGTGGGTGTTAGGGGCTTTGTTGTCAATTTAAAAGATGGTTCTGTTTATATCGAGGGCGAGGGCGACGATTTTGCACTAGATTCACTGTTGGAGTTCTGCCAAGAAGGGCCCGAGGGTGCAATCGTTGAAAGTGTTGAGGTAAAGGAAGGCGAAATGAAGGGCTTTTCCAATTTTGAAGTAGTTAAAAGAGTTCAATCTTAA
- a CDS encoding TonB-dependent receptor, whose amino-acid sequence MIKFLICSSLATISSQIAIAQQNLTIRTIDKSNQNPLQNVSVSIDGQAPITGQSDKNGLIKLYRINAGKHQIQVSSLGYKTWSRNVDVKDNLELTVALEPSTIQMEEVLVQSTRAKRNAPTTFKNISKEEITRNNLGQDIPFLLNQTPSVQVNSDAGAGIGYTGMTIRGSDNQRINVTLNGIPLNDAESMGSFFVNLPDFASSTESIQVQRGIGTSTNGAGSFGASLNIQSNTLVETPYAELNNSFGSYNTWKNTVKVGTGLINDKFAFNARLSRISSDGYIERGSSDLQSFYVDGGYYGKKHILKGIVFWGKEKTYQAWNGVPEPLITGDRSRMDDYADNALEISGAEKDRFMNAGRNYNLYTYQNQTDNYTQKHHQLHYTNILNDKLTLNTALHYTRGYGYYEEMRPGDKLSKYGLPNVIIGKDTIQKTDLVRRRWLDNYFYGMTYALNYRPNDQLEITWGGAYNQYKGKHYGQVIWAQYASTGFLDDKYYFGKSQKNDFSNFLKVDYKLDKWILMADIQYRNVDYHMYGDDDKVKNYNYHPKFNFLNPKAGATYLLNDHSNVYASYAFAQKEPVRKDFIEKNSALPDPSPEKMQDIEFGYRFTNEKFNIGLNGYGMFYKDQLIPTGEISDTGSPIRQNVKDSYRMGLEFDGSWNISKQFNWKATASFSQNKIKDFEEVIGNTRIFYSKTDIALSPGTILSSNFSYSPITSLTFSLLSKFVGRQYLDNSSAKERSISSYFVNNLLANYSFTALGIKNISATLQVNNILNEKYEANGYTFGWMEGDTRKYYNFYFPQAPTNFLLGLNFKF is encoded by the coding sequence ATGATCAAATTTTTGATTTGTAGCTCCTTAGCTACTATTTCAAGCCAAATTGCCATTGCGCAACAAAATCTGACAATTAGAACTATAGACAAGAGCAATCAAAATCCCTTACAGAATGTCTCGGTGTCCATAGATGGACAGGCACCCATCACTGGCCAATCGGACAAAAATGGACTGATTAAACTATATCGTATCAATGCAGGTAAGCACCAGATCCAGGTATCATCACTTGGCTATAAGACATGGAGTCGAAATGTGGATGTTAAAGACAATTTGGAGCTTACGGTAGCATTAGAACCAAGTACTATTCAAATGGAAGAGGTGCTTGTTCAATCTACCCGTGCCAAAAGAAATGCTCCTACAACCTTTAAAAACATCTCCAAAGAAGAAATAACGCGTAACAACCTCGGCCAGGATATCCCATTCCTTTTAAATCAGACTCCATCCGTGCAGGTCAATTCCGATGCCGGTGCAGGCATTGGTTATACCGGAATGACAATCAGGGGATCGGATAATCAACGAATCAACGTAACATTAAATGGAATCCCTTTAAATGATGCGGAGAGTATGGGTTCATTTTTTGTAAACCTTCCCGACTTTGCCTCTTCTACCGAGAGCATCCAAGTTCAGCGCGGTATTGGGACTTCGACGAATGGTGCCGGATCATTTGGAGCCTCATTAAATATTCAGTCCAATACGTTAGTCGAAACCCCTTACGCAGAACTCAACAATTCATTTGGCTCTTACAATACCTGGAAAAATACAGTCAAGGTAGGTACCGGACTAATCAACGACAAATTTGCCTTCAATGCTAGATTATCCCGTATCAGCAGCGACGGTTATATCGAGAGAGGTAGTTCAGACTTACAGTCTTTCTATGTGGACGGAGGCTATTATGGCAAAAAACATATTTTAAAAGGGATTGTATTCTGGGGAAAAGAAAAGACATATCAAGCCTGGAATGGCGTTCCTGAACCATTGATTACTGGCGATCGATCGCGCATGGATGACTATGCAGATAATGCACTCGAAATCTCGGGCGCAGAGAAGGATCGTTTCATGAACGCAGGCCGGAATTATAATCTATATACGTATCAGAATCAAACAGATAATTATACGCAGAAACATCATCAACTTCATTATACCAATATCCTGAACGACAAATTGACACTCAATACAGCCCTACACTATACAAGAGGTTATGGTTACTATGAAGAAATGAGACCGGGAGATAAACTAAGTAAATACGGTTTGCCTAACGTCATCATTGGTAAAGATACCATACAAAAAACAGATCTCGTCCGTAGGAGATGGCTTGATAATTATTTTTATGGCATGACCTATGCCCTAAATTACAGACCGAATGATCAGCTTGAAATTACTTGGGGTGGAGCTTATAATCAATACAAAGGAAAACATTATGGCCAGGTGATTTGGGCACAATATGCATCAACCGGTTTTCTCGACGACAAATATTACTTCGGGAAATCACAAAAAAATGATTTCAGTAATTTCTTAAAGGTCGATTACAAACTAGACAAGTGGATATTAATGGCCGATATTCAATATCGGAATGTAGATTACCACATGTATGGTGATGACGATAAGGTAAAAAATTATAATTATCATCCTAAGTTTAATTTCTTGAATCCTAAAGCTGGGGCAACATATTTGCTAAATGACCATTCAAATGTATACGCTTCTTATGCCTTTGCACAAAAAGAACCTGTTCGCAAGGATTTTATAGAGAAAAATAGCGCCTTACCAGACCCTAGCCCAGAGAAAATGCAGGACATCGAATTTGGCTATCGCTTTACAAATGAAAAATTCAACATCGGATTGAATGGATATGGTATGTTTTACAAAGATCAATTGATCCCAACAGGCGAAATCAGTGATACGGGCTCTCCAATTCGACAAAATGTCAAAGATAGCTATAGAATGGGGCTTGAATTCGATGGATCATGGAACATCAGCAAACAGTTCAACTGGAAAGCAACAGCTAGTTTCAGCCAAAATAAAATTAAAGATTTTGAAGAGGTTATAGGTAATACAAGGATATTTTATTCAAAAACAGACATTGCTTTATCTCCGGGAACGATTTTGTCAAGTAATTTTTCTTATAGTCCGATAACATCACTTACATTCTCTCTTCTATCCAAATTTGTAGGAAGACAATATCTAGATAATTCATCTGCGAAAGAGAGGAGCATTTCCTCTTATTTTGTCAACAATCTGTTAGCAAACTATAGCTTTACAGCTTTAGGTATCAAAAACATCAGTGCAACTTTACAGGTCAACAACATACTCAACGAGAAGTACGAAGCCAATGGCTACACCTTTGGCTGGATGGAAGGTGATACCCGAAAATATTATAATTTCTATTTCCCTCAGGCACCAACAAATTTCCTATTGGGCTTGAATTTCAAATTTTAG
- a CDS encoding LptE family protein, with translation MNSCGVKYGFTGGSIPEGMKTVNIQYFENIAPLVYPTLSQNFTEALKERIRNQSRLSQVNQDGDATFEGFITEYTISPAAVEAGTDRAAMNRLTITIKVAYHNKINPKDDFEQPFTRFKEFAGNLQSSQEETLGKEIIQMLTEDIYNKAFANW, from the coding sequence ATGAATAGTTGTGGGGTAAAATATGGATTTACGGGTGGGTCCATTCCTGAGGGAATGAAAACAGTCAATATTCAATATTTCGAAAATATAGCTCCTTTGGTTTATCCGACATTAAGTCAGAATTTTACGGAGGCACTCAAAGAGCGTATCCGTAATCAATCTCGATTGAGTCAGGTGAATCAAGACGGTGACGCTACGTTTGAGGGGTTTATTACAGAGTATACGATAAGCCCTGCTGCTGTTGAAGCCGGTACAGATCGCGCAGCTATGAATAGATTGACTATTACGATTAAGGTTGCTTACCATAATAAAATTAATCCAAAGGATGATTTTGAACAACCTTTTACTCGGTTTAAGGAGTTTGCAGGAAATCTTCAGAGTTCACAAGAAGAGACTTTGGGTAAAGAAATCATTCAAATGTTAACTGAGGATATTTACAATAAAGCGTTTGCTAATTGGTAA
- a CDS encoding nucleotide pyrophosphohydrolase — MTIKEAQEVIDKWINSTGVRYFNELTNTAILMEEVGEVARIMARQYGEQSFKKSDKEVNLADEMADVLFVLICLANQTGIDLTEALEQNLQKKSIRDADRHKNNEKLK, encoded by the coding sequence ATGACAATTAAAGAAGCACAAGAAGTTATTGACAAGTGGATCAATAGTACCGGAGTACGTTATTTCAACGAACTGACAAACACCGCCATACTCATGGAAGAAGTCGGTGAGGTTGCCCGAATAATGGCTCGGCAATACGGAGAGCAATCTTTCAAAAAATCAGACAAAGAAGTCAATTTAGCAGATGAAATGGCCGATGTATTATTCGTTTTGATATGTCTTGCCAATCAAACGGGAATTGATCTAACAGAAGCTCTGGAACAAAATCTTCAAAAGAAATCAATTCGCGATGCCGACCGCCATAAAAACAACGAAAAACTTAAATAA